The proteins below are encoded in one region of Planctopirus limnophila DSM 3776:
- a CDS encoding proline--tRNA ligase, with the protein MRWSQSFIPTLKENPSDAEIPSHQLMLRAGYVRQLMAGAYTYLPLGWRSIRKIEAIIREEMDATGALEMLMPALQPIDLFERTGRKEAFGNVLINFNIRRQNHQVHLALGPTHEEVVTDLMSRHISSYRQLPMTVYQIQTKFRNEERPRFGVLRTSEFIMKDAYSFHSSVESLSETYQKIYRAYCRIFARCGLEYLPVEAESGPIGGDASHEFMAPAANGEDQIVFCRKTRYAANLERAETGRVRSQVKPVDTALPASEKLHTPNVGSIDALCRLLNCQPTQLIKTLIFLADGEPVAVLLRGDNEANEGKIRRALGAKTLEMADAATVFKVSSAPIGFAGPVGLKCRFVADHDIPQVVPAVVGANAEDYHLANVVLGRDFDLPRTAEGEYETFDLRNAAAGDPSPRGEGTLELVHGIEVGHVFKLGTKYSVSLNATYDDEAATRQPLIMGCYGIGVNRILASMAETKFDDNGLVLPLSIAPYSVVISTIGVNDPEVDEVVNQLEKELTAAGVDLLIDDRDQRPGVKFKDADLIGIPLRVVIGGKGLKEGQVELKWRHLPEATKIPVTGAAQAILDQLATRRKEEAAHVPE; encoded by the coding sequence GTGCGCTGGTCACAGTCTTTCATTCCCACGCTCAAAGAAAATCCTTCTGATGCCGAAATTCCCAGCCACCAGCTCATGCTGCGTGCCGGCTATGTGCGTCAATTGATGGCCGGTGCTTACACCTATTTGCCGCTGGGCTGGCGTTCGATCCGCAAAATTGAAGCCATCATCCGCGAAGAGATGGACGCCACCGGCGCGCTCGAAATGTTGATGCCCGCCCTCCAGCCCATCGATCTCTTCGAACGGACAGGCCGCAAAGAGGCCTTTGGCAACGTCCTTATCAACTTCAACATCCGCCGGCAGAATCATCAGGTCCATCTGGCACTGGGGCCGACTCACGAAGAAGTTGTGACTGATCTCATGTCGCGTCACATCAGCAGCTACCGCCAGTTACCCATGACGGTTTACCAGATTCAAACCAAATTCCGGAACGAAGAACGGCCTCGCTTTGGAGTCTTGCGCACCAGCGAATTCATCATGAAGGATGCGTACAGCTTCCACTCTTCGGTCGAATCGCTGTCGGAGACTTATCAGAAGATTTATCGCGCCTACTGCCGCATCTTCGCCCGCTGCGGTCTGGAATATCTTCCCGTCGAGGCCGAAAGTGGGCCCATTGGTGGCGATGCCTCTCACGAGTTCATGGCCCCCGCTGCCAATGGCGAAGACCAGATCGTCTTCTGCCGCAAGACACGCTACGCCGCCAATCTGGAGCGTGCCGAGACAGGTCGTGTCCGCAGCCAGGTCAAACCAGTTGATACGGCTCTTCCCGCATCGGAAAAACTGCATACTCCCAACGTGGGGAGTATCGATGCCCTGTGCCGCCTGCTGAACTGCCAGCCGACACAACTGATCAAGACCTTGATCTTTCTGGCCGATGGTGAGCCTGTGGCCGTCCTTTTGCGAGGCGATAACGAAGCGAACGAAGGAAAAATTCGCCGCGCTCTGGGCGCCAAAACTCTGGAAATGGCCGATGCCGCGACGGTTTTCAAGGTTTCCAGTGCTCCCATTGGCTTTGCCGGGCCTGTCGGTTTGAAGTGCCGCTTTGTGGCCGACCATGATATCCCTCAGGTCGTTCCCGCTGTCGTCGGTGCGAATGCCGAAGATTATCACCTCGCCAACGTCGTATTGGGGCGAGATTTCGATCTCCCCAGGACGGCTGAAGGTGAGTATGAAACTTTCGACCTGCGCAATGCGGCTGCCGGTGATCCCAGCCCGCGTGGTGAAGGGACTCTCGAACTCGTCCACGGGATCGAAGTGGGCCACGTCTTCAAACTCGGGACGAAATACAGCGTTTCGCTCAATGCCACCTACGACGACGAAGCCGCCACCCGGCAGCCACTCATCATGGGTTGCTACGGCATCGGTGTGAACCGGATTCTCGCTTCGATGGCTGAAACCAAATTTGATGACAATGGCCTCGTCTTACCATTGTCCATTGCTCCGTACTCCGTCGTCATTTCGACGATTGGCGTGAACGATCCCGAGGTCGATGAAGTCGTGAATCAGTTGGAAAAAGAACTGACAGCCGCTGGTGTCGATCTGCTGATCGACGACCGCGATCAAAGGCCGGGCGTCAAGTTCAAAGATGCCGACCTGATCGGCATTCCGCTCCGCGTCGTCATTGGTGGAAAGGGATTAAAGGAAGGCCAGGTCGAACTCAAATGGCGCCACCTTCCAGAAGCCACAAAAATCCCCGTCACCGGCGCCGCCCAAGCGATTCTCGACCAACTCGCCACCCGCCGAAAAGAAGAAGCCGCCCACGTGCCGGAGTAA
- a CDS encoding glutamate-5-semialdehyde dehydrogenase has product MSWQAYSQDIGQAARNASVALRNVSPARKTQGVLAIARALRSQSAAILAANAKDIEAAPGFGLNSAAIDRLRLSTDRIEAMARAVEEVAALPDPVGAVIDGSIRPNGLQVQRIRVPLGVVLFIYESRPNVTTDAAALCLKSGNAVILRGGKEAMHSNMCLGEIVQGAVAEAGLPPALVQIVNTPAREVVGELLRLNTLIDVVIPRGGKSLIERVMSEATMPVIKHYDGVCHVYIDASADLDMASRILENSKCQRTGVCNAAECVLVHAAIAEKFLPRLGEIMSRRGLQVRGCSKTCSLLPEAQAAEENDYRTEYLDMIISCKVVDALEQAIGHIETYGSHHTDCIITDDYSAAQQFVQEVDSAAVMVNASTRFNDGGELGLGAEIGISTDKFHARGPCGLTELTSYKYVVRGAGQIRG; this is encoded by the coding sequence ATGTCCTGGCAAGCGTACTCACAAGATATTGGTCAAGCGGCACGAAATGCTTCCGTGGCATTGCGGAATGTTTCCCCGGCCCGCAAGACTCAAGGTGTGCTGGCCATTGCCAGAGCCTTGCGCAGCCAGTCGGCGGCGATTCTCGCTGCGAATGCGAAAGATATCGAAGCAGCCCCCGGCTTTGGACTGAACTCGGCGGCGATTGATCGACTGCGACTTTCGACAGACCGCATTGAGGCGATGGCGCGGGCCGTCGAAGAAGTAGCCGCACTCCCTGATCCTGTGGGAGCTGTCATTGATGGTTCGATTCGGCCAAACGGGCTGCAGGTGCAGCGAATTCGAGTTCCACTGGGTGTCGTACTGTTCATTTACGAATCCCGTCCGAATGTGACCACAGACGCTGCCGCCTTATGCCTCAAGAGCGGGAATGCGGTGATTTTACGGGGTGGCAAAGAGGCCATGCACTCGAACATGTGCCTGGGTGAAATTGTGCAGGGGGCTGTGGCTGAAGCGGGTTTACCCCCTGCCCTTGTCCAGATTGTCAATACACCAGCCCGGGAAGTGGTCGGAGAACTGCTGCGACTGAACACTTTGATTGATGTGGTGATCCCGCGTGGTGGGAAGTCGCTGATTGAGCGGGTGATGTCAGAAGCGACGATGCCGGTCATTAAACATTACGACGGCGTTTGCCATGTCTATATCGACGCGAGTGCTGATCTGGATATGGCCAGCCGGATTCTGGAAAACAGCAAATGCCAGCGAACCGGGGTCTGCAATGCGGCTGAATGTGTGCTGGTGCATGCAGCGATTGCCGAAAAGTTTCTGCCCCGACTGGGCGAAATCATGTCCCGGCGCGGGCTCCAGGTGCGTGGCTGCTCGAAAACTTGCTCTTTATTACCAGAAGCTCAAGCAGCCGAGGAAAACGATTACCGCACAGAGTATCTGGACATGATCATCTCCTGCAAAGTCGTCGATGCTCTCGAGCAGGCGATAGGACACATTGAGACATATGGTTCACACCATACCGACTGCATTATTACCGATGATTACTCTGCTGCTCAGCAGTTTGTGCAGGAGGTCGATTCTGCGGCTGTCATGGTCAATGCCAGTACGCGGTTCAATGATGGGGGAGAACTGGGCCTGGGAGCAGAAATTGGCATCAGCACTGATAAGTTTCATGCCCGTGGCCCTTGTGGACTGACTGAATTGACGAGTTACAAGTATGTTGTTCGTGGGGCTGGGCAAATCCGTGGCTAA
- the fliM gene encoding flagellar motor switch protein FliM, whose amino-acid sequence MADVLSQSEVETLLAALDPAPRSNAGSAMSGPAPSSTPVRRRENGPQISVYDFKRPERVSKEQMRAFQALHEGFSREFGAALSGMLRAIVEVKLISVDQLTYSEFVFSLENPTCFNLLESKGLEGHLILDLSPSIIFPIVDRLLGGGKESIPSIPSRPLTEIELQLVSRITLLVINGLENAWHNVCSLGLKVTQIESNPQLVQIVPPNEVIVLVSFEITMGEVRGIMNLCIPFNTIEPLSGKLSSDTWSAYQKKGLDPKQRVILEDGLSKAAVKMIVNLAHTRLTARDLAHLAVGDVIMTEHPKEDGLEVVVEGCPMFMAKPGAVKGKKAIRVTGMVAHSRDILREKLQAAAESSTTKTAPAVTEPKTNPPKPRT is encoded by the coding sequence ATGGCCGATGTACTCAGCCAGTCGGAAGTAGAGACACTGCTGGCAGCACTCGATCCGGCTCCACGCAGTAATGCTGGTTCTGCCATGAGCGGCCCGGCACCCAGTTCGACACCAGTCCGTCGGCGAGAAAATGGGCCGCAGATCAGTGTTTACGATTTCAAGCGTCCCGAGCGCGTCAGTAAAGAACAGATGCGTGCCTTTCAGGCATTGCACGAAGGTTTCAGCCGGGAGTTTGGCGCTGCACTTTCGGGGATGCTGCGAGCGATTGTCGAAGTCAAACTGATCAGCGTGGATCAATTAACGTACAGCGAGTTTGTCTTCAGCCTGGAGAACCCCACCTGCTTCAACCTCCTCGAATCGAAAGGTCTTGAAGGACATCTGATCCTGGATTTGAGTCCTTCGATCATTTTTCCGATTGTGGATCGTCTCTTAGGTGGTGGGAAAGAAAGCATCCCGAGCATTCCCAGTCGGCCGCTCACTGAGATTGAACTGCAACTGGTGTCGCGGATCACATTACTGGTGATCAATGGGCTTGAAAACGCATGGCATAACGTGTGCAGCCTGGGCCTGAAGGTAACTCAGATCGAGAGTAACCCTCAACTGGTGCAGATTGTGCCACCGAACGAAGTGATTGTGCTGGTCAGTTTTGAGATCACGATGGGTGAAGTCCGCGGCATCATGAACCTGTGTATTCCATTCAATACGATCGAGCCACTTTCCGGAAAACTCTCGTCGGACACATGGTCGGCTTATCAGAAGAAGGGGCTTGATCCCAAACAGCGAGTGATTCTGGAAGACGGGCTTTCCAAGGCCGCCGTCAAAATGATTGTGAATCTGGCACACACTCGACTCACAGCGCGAGACCTGGCTCATCTGGCTGTGGGAGATGTGATCATGACTGAACACCCCAAAGAAGATGGGTTGGAAGTGGTGGTCGAGGGCTGCCCGATGTTTATGGCGAAACCCGGTGCCGTCAAAGGGAAAAAGGCCATTCGCGTCACGGGAATGGTGGCCCACAGCCGGGATATTCTGCGCGAAAAGCTGCAAGCGGCCGCAGAATCATCGACCACTAAAACGGCGCCAGCTGTCACTGAACCGAAAACCAATCCACCCAAGCCCCGGACCTAA
- the infC gene encoding translation initiation factor IF-3, with protein sequence METTHRINDQIRLSPIRVVDHEGKMLGVIPTSEAMRVALEVGMDLVEVAPGERPPVCRIMDYGKFKYEQKKKHANSAKQHQVQIKEIRLRPKTGEHDIEFKVKQAKEFLSQKDKVKLNIIFRGRENAHHDRGKEILANIIQQLAEHCKVEQMPKLEGGRNMIAVLAPKT encoded by the coding sequence ATCGAAACGACGCATCGTATTAATGATCAGATTCGACTTTCCCCAATTCGGGTGGTTGATCACGAAGGGAAAATGTTAGGAGTGATCCCCACCTCGGAAGCCATGCGTGTGGCGCTCGAAGTTGGCATGGATCTCGTTGAGGTCGCTCCTGGCGAGCGCCCTCCGGTCTGCCGAATCATGGATTACGGCAAGTTCAAGTATGAACAGAAGAAAAAACACGCAAATTCGGCCAAGCAGCATCAGGTGCAGATTAAGGAAATCCGTCTCCGCCCCAAAACTGGTGAACACGACATCGAGTTTAAGGTGAAGCAGGCGAAGGAATTTCTGTCGCAAAAAGACAAAGTGAAGCTGAATATCATCTTTCGTGGTCGTGAAAATGCGCATCACGATCGCGGTAAAGAAATTCTCGCGAACATTATCCAGCAGTTGGCAGAGCACTGTAAAGTTGAGCAAATGCCCAAACTGGAAGGTGGACGCAACATGATTGCCGTACTGGCTCCCAAGACATAA
- the rpmI gene encoding 50S ribosomal protein L35 gives MTKQKTHKGMLKRFKVTASGKAKHRSAYRGHLLSHKSGNRKRHLRLDNVVTGPNAKNIIEGLRPIL, from the coding sequence ATGACTAAGCAAAAGACCCACAAGGGAATGCTCAAGCGGTTCAAAGTCACAGCAAGTGGCAAGGCCAAGCACCGGAGTGCATACCGCGGGCACCTTTTGTCTCACAAAAGTGGCAATCGTAAGCGTCACCTCCGTCTTGATAACGTGGTGACAGGCCCGAATGCCAAGAATATTATTGAAGGTCTCCGGCCAATTCTCTAA
- the rplT gene encoding 50S ribosomal protein L20 codes for MRISFAVARHKSHKRLFREARGQVGGRSKQIRLVKETVVRNRCFAFRDRRARKRDFRSLWITRITAAAQMRGLSYSRFINGMDLAGIKLNRKSLSELAIHHPAVFDEVANLVKAALQKNNVNFGRKLAAV; via the coding sequence ATGCGTATCAGTTTTGCAGTTGCCCGCCATAAATCTCACAAACGGCTTTTCCGCGAAGCTCGCGGTCAGGTTGGTGGTCGTAGTAAGCAGATTCGTCTGGTGAAAGAAACAGTGGTTCGTAACCGCTGCTTCGCCTTCCGTGACCGGCGCGCCCGCAAGCGTGACTTCCGCTCGTTGTGGATCACTCGTATTACAGCCGCTGCTCAAATGCGTGGTCTGTCTTACAGCCGATTCATCAACGGAATGGATCTTGCAGGGATCAAGCTCAATCGCAAGTCCCTCAGCGAGCTGGCAATTCATCACCCAGCCGTATTCGACGAAGTGGCCAACCTCGTGAAGGCTGCACTGCAAAAGAACAATGTCAATTTTGGTCGCAAGCTGGCTGCTGTCTAA
- the pheS gene encoding phenylalanine--tRNA ligase subunit alpha: protein MSTAYEAFQVFEQEATAAIEAARNVADLEQVRILFLGKSKGRLKDLQSELGKATPAERPAIGQAFNDMKLRVTQLFDARVEVLSRPESQPRDFDVTLPGNLPRLGREHPITQTIEEFKEIIGRFGFTVDDGPELEDEYHNFDALNIPKDHPARDPLDNFYLAAAKTANGQPILLRSQTSTVQIRVMERTKPPVRIVSVGRVYRPDEIDRTHHQMFHQMEGLMVGEGVTMATLKSVLKMFAAAYLGEDVEIRFRPSFFPFTEPSVEVDVRWRDGWLELGGAGMVDPQVLENVGYDPETITGFAFGLGIARFCMLRHGIDDIRLFYENDLRFLKQF, encoded by the coding sequence ATGAGTACAGCCTACGAGGCCTTTCAGGTCTTTGAACAAGAGGCAACCGCAGCGATTGAAGCGGCACGAAATGTGGCTGATCTTGAGCAGGTACGCATCCTCTTTCTCGGGAAAAGCAAAGGGCGATTGAAAGACCTGCAAAGTGAACTGGGGAAAGCGACTCCCGCAGAAAGACCGGCCATTGGTCAGGCCTTTAATGATATGAAACTGCGGGTCACTCAATTGTTTGATGCCCGGGTGGAAGTGCTTTCTCGTCCGGAGAGCCAGCCTCGAGACTTTGATGTCACGTTGCCGGGAAATCTTCCGAGGTTAGGACGGGAACATCCTATTACTCAGACGATTGAAGAATTCAAAGAGATCATCGGTCGCTTTGGGTTCACTGTCGATGATGGCCCTGAGCTGGAAGACGAATATCACAATTTCGATGCGCTCAATATCCCTAAGGATCACCCCGCACGGGATCCACTCGACAATTTCTACCTGGCGGCTGCTAAAACAGCGAACGGGCAGCCCATCCTTCTGCGAAGCCAGACCTCAACTGTCCAGATTCGCGTGATGGAACGAACGAAGCCTCCCGTCAGAATTGTCTCTGTGGGCCGCGTTTATCGTCCGGATGAAATCGATCGCACCCACCACCAGATGTTCCATCAGATGGAAGGACTGATGGTCGGCGAAGGGGTCACGATGGCCACTCTCAAGAGTGTGCTCAAGATGTTCGCGGCCGCTTATCTGGGTGAAGATGTCGAAATCCGCTTCCGCCCCTCATTCTTCCCGTTCACAGAACCATCTGTCGAAGTCGATGTCCGCTGGCGAGACGGCTGGCTGGAACTCGGTGGTGCAGGGATGGTCGATCCACAGGTTCTCGAAAATGTCGGTTACGATCCCGAAACGATCACTGGCTTTGCATTTGGATTAGGGATTGCCCGCTTCTGTATGCTGCGCCACGGCATCGACGATATTCGACTTTTCTATGAAAACGACCTGCGGTTCCTGAAGCAATTTTAG
- a CDS encoding vWA domain-containing protein: protein MHFLSQRQWSRLVLCTLLSGSVAIPLSWADEKATSPAGAANARISRPVATTAGDQQGVRAQVFQQADADGTTYSAIALRGKNLAPVAGPQELIVLVDTSASQVGAYRQGSLELVSELLKSLPQEVTVRVAAVDVGVESLMGEFASSTTPAAVSAVQQLKMRTPLGATNLPAALDEVSGWFTQKGPRHILYVGDGHSTAEYVSIERFQTTLSQLEKQQVAVHSYVLGPKFNGKLIGSLAQQTGGALWCLPSATPAADAPQVAASITAPILRVEEFQVEGDAAFELIPARGLPLRSDRETVYLGRGTIHGEELTIRGEVAGRAVIEKFNLAPSSTHAAFLPAFVRQVISEKGITNSLAGLEALGLASSEFEEGSRLLAARAEKASREGDRQVLAQLAAQAKVLSVQSAAIERLVAAPQEAPAASAPMVERTVPGQGPSLLDEREQLIRVQAEKLRQQVSSTVQFARSAVDSGAALDELKRSLTAVRSAIDINAEERVRLERVLGSEILATTNRIEKENLDRVRNLERSAQLEAQQRLVEQSVLDDERLANLIDRIRALMNAGWHGDDAAFSEAEAVARVAVDLEPNSGAAAAALFNAEAATQLRRVFRLRARRADMFLETLYQVELSHVPFPDEPPIVFPPAEVWKALSERRKRYQSVDLRQNSPNEQKILSALDQPTEVEFIDTSLKDALDFIEDLHKIEIWINEAKIMEEGIAIDQPVNLQLSGVSLRSALRLMLEPLQLTYVIRNEVMEITTLTDAETALSTRVYPVADLVIPIQSFFGAGGLGGGNNGQQNGGQQNGLGGQGGQGGQQGFGGGGGGNFFSLPAEQLKKNQTR from the coding sequence ATGCATTTCCTCTCTCAGCGTCAGTGGTCACGACTGGTGCTCTGCACACTCCTCAGCGGTTCGGTAGCGATTCCTCTCTCGTGGGCGGATGAGAAAGCCACCAGCCCTGCTGGAGCTGCCAATGCCCGCATTTCCCGGCCAGTCGCCACGACTGCTGGCGACCAGCAGGGAGTTCGCGCACAGGTCTTTCAGCAGGCAGATGCTGATGGGACGACTTACTCGGCAATTGCCTTGCGAGGGAAAAATCTTGCTCCGGTAGCGGGCCCGCAAGAACTGATTGTTCTGGTCGATACTTCCGCCAGCCAGGTGGGTGCCTATCGTCAGGGTAGCCTCGAACTGGTGAGCGAATTGCTCAAATCGCTTCCTCAAGAAGTCACAGTCAGGGTGGCTGCCGTCGATGTGGGTGTTGAATCCCTCATGGGGGAATTCGCATCCTCGACGACACCGGCTGCCGTTTCAGCTGTTCAACAGTTGAAGATGAGAACACCTCTGGGAGCCACCAATCTTCCAGCGGCTCTGGATGAAGTTTCAGGCTGGTTTACCCAAAAAGGGCCTCGACATATTCTTTACGTTGGTGATGGTCATAGCACTGCCGAGTATGTTTCGATCGAACGATTTCAGACCACTTTAAGCCAGTTGGAAAAGCAGCAGGTCGCTGTTCACAGCTATGTCCTCGGGCCTAAATTCAACGGCAAATTAATTGGTTCACTCGCTCAGCAGACGGGTGGAGCCTTGTGGTGCCTGCCTTCAGCCACACCGGCGGCTGATGCCCCACAAGTCGCTGCCTCAATTACCGCACCCATCCTGCGAGTGGAAGAGTTTCAGGTTGAGGGTGATGCCGCTTTTGAACTCATTCCTGCCCGTGGCCTGCCACTCAGGTCCGATCGCGAGACTGTTTATCTGGGCCGTGGAACAATTCATGGCGAAGAACTGACAATCCGTGGTGAAGTCGCCGGTCGGGCTGTCATCGAGAAATTCAACCTGGCTCCATCCTCTACCCATGCGGCATTCCTGCCCGCCTTTGTACGACAGGTGATTTCGGAAAAAGGGATCACCAATTCATTAGCAGGCCTGGAAGCTTTGGGCCTGGCCAGCAGTGAATTTGAAGAAGGTAGTCGATTACTGGCAGCCCGGGCTGAAAAGGCGTCACGCGAAGGTGATCGTCAGGTGCTCGCACAACTGGCTGCCCAGGCCAAAGTCCTTTCCGTTCAAAGTGCTGCCATCGAACGACTGGTCGCGGCTCCTCAGGAAGCACCCGCAGCCAGTGCACCCATGGTCGAACGAACTGTTCCAGGCCAAGGGCCATCACTGCTCGATGAGCGGGAACAACTGATTCGAGTTCAAGCCGAGAAGTTACGGCAGCAGGTCAGTTCGACAGTGCAGTTTGCCCGTTCAGCCGTTGATTCTGGCGCGGCACTCGATGAACTCAAACGATCACTCACCGCTGTTCGGTCTGCGATTGATATTAATGCTGAAGAGCGTGTGCGTCTCGAACGAGTCCTTGGCTCGGAAATTCTCGCCACGACAAATCGCATTGAAAAAGAAAACCTGGATCGCGTTCGCAATCTGGAACGCTCAGCCCAGCTTGAGGCTCAGCAGCGTCTTGTCGAACAATCGGTTCTGGATGATGAACGCCTCGCGAATCTGATTGACCGCATTCGTGCTCTGATGAATGCGGGATGGCATGGTGATGATGCCGCCTTCTCGGAAGCTGAGGCTGTGGCCCGAGTCGCGGTCGATCTGGAACCCAATAGTGGTGCAGCCGCAGCGGCTCTGTTCAATGCCGAAGCAGCCACACAGTTACGCCGGGTGTTCCGTTTGCGGGCTCGCCGAGCGGATATGTTCCTGGAAACACTTTACCAGGTTGAACTCTCGCACGTGCCATTCCCGGATGAACCTCCGATTGTCTTCCCACCGGCCGAAGTCTGGAAGGCATTGAGCGAACGACGCAAGCGTTACCAGTCGGTTGACCTGAGGCAGAACAGCCCCAATGAGCAGAAGATTCTGTCAGCGTTGGATCAGCCCACTGAAGTGGAATTCATTGATACCTCTCTGAAGGACGCTCTGGACTTCATCGAAGATCTCCATAAGATCGAGATCTGGATCAATGAAGCCAAGATCATGGAAGAGGGGATCGCAATCGATCAACCAGTGAATCTGCAGCTTTCAGGTGTCAGTTTGCGGAGTGCACTCCGACTGATGCTGGAACCTTTGCAGCTTACTTATGTGATTCGTAACGAAGTGATGGAGATCACTACGCTCACCGATGCTGAAACCGCACTTTCCACCCGAGTTTATCCTGTCGCTGACCTGGTGATCCCGATTCAATCGTTCTTTGGTGCCGGTGGTTTGGGTGGTGGTAACAATGGCCAGCAGAACGGTGGCCAGCAGAATGGTTTAGGCGGACAAGGTGGTCAGGGTGGACAGCAGGGCTTTGGTGGCGGTGGAGGCGGAAACTTCTTCAGTCTGCCTGCTGAGCAACTAAAAAAAAACCAGACCCGATAA
- a CDS encoding Hpt domain-containing protein, with amino-acid sequence MQPVRSEYASDPDYEELIADFVAVMPERISELELVLGQKAHDELKRKAHQLKGAGGGYGFPELSLLAAQVESACRENRMDDILELTAELISYLRRISV; translated from the coding sequence ATGCAACCCGTTCGCTCTGAATATGCTTCTGATCCCGACTATGAAGAATTGATCGCTGATTTTGTGGCAGTGATGCCGGAGCGGATTTCTGAACTGGAACTGGTGCTGGGGCAAAAAGCCCACGATGAACTGAAGCGGAAGGCGCACCAGCTCAAAGGGGCTGGAGGTGGTTATGGATTCCCGGAGTTGAGCCTGCTGGCTGCTCAGGTGGAATCGGCCTGCCGGGAAAATCGGATGGATGACATTCTGGAGCTGACAGCCGAATTGATTTCCTACTTGCGGCGAATTTCAGTCTAA
- a CDS encoding LptF/LptG family permease: MPLLQRYILVDLLKVFAVSAAGFTLLLVFAGVYVEAKEHGLGPMQILQILPFIIPTLLPFTIPTALLLTVCVVYGRLSGDQEIIAAKAAGIHIISVLWPAFLLGVVLSIFTLVITDQMIPWSMKRIQRTIAMAVEDIFFDVLKAQNQLNLRDQGLSITVMDVRDRTLYMPTFRYMRGNKPVTVQAKEARLRFDLDRDVVVMEFKDGYISLPDDANTRVRFRYDAREFPLPNRSQKAKSRDMTSREILAETRAMATGDATATRQLAIEAALILASGDFDRFGEKEFAVSRYQVDEERNRSMKLTTELHNRISMAFGCFFFVLVGAPFAVYMAKNQFLTSFLFCFVPILVVYYPLSMMAQNLSKVGKVDPSWAVWLPNGALTLGFLYIIRQLARN; the protein is encoded by the coding sequence ATGCCGCTGCTGCAGCGATACATCCTGGTCGATTTACTGAAGGTGTTCGCCGTCAGTGCTGCGGGCTTTACGCTTTTGCTCGTCTTTGCCGGGGTTTATGTTGAGGCCAAAGAACATGGCCTGGGGCCTATGCAGATCCTGCAGATCCTCCCCTTCATCATCCCGACACTGCTCCCTTTCACAATTCCAACGGCACTGCTCCTGACGGTTTGCGTCGTTTACGGCCGATTATCGGGTGATCAGGAAATCATCGCTGCGAAAGCAGCCGGCATTCATATCATCTCCGTCCTCTGGCCGGCTTTTCTACTGGGTGTGGTTCTCAGCATCTTCACGCTCGTCATCACCGACCAGATGATTCCGTGGTCGATGAAGCGTATCCAGCGAACCATCGCAATGGCTGTCGAAGACATTTTTTTCGATGTCCTCAAAGCCCAGAACCAGTTGAATCTACGCGATCAAGGGCTCTCGATCACCGTCATGGATGTCCGCGACCGCACGCTTTACATGCCCACGTTCCGATACATGCGTGGCAATAAACCGGTCACTGTGCAGGCCAAAGAGGCCAGGCTCCGCTTTGATCTCGACCGTGATGTCGTTGTCATGGAATTCAAAGATGGCTACATCAGCCTTCCGGATGATGCCAATACGCGTGTTCGCTTCCGCTATGATGCTCGCGAATTCCCCCTGCCCAACCGCAGTCAGAAGGCCAAATCCCGAGATATGACATCCCGGGAAATTCTGGCAGAAACGCGAGCGATGGCGACAGGCGATGCCACAGCCACCCGCCAACTGGCTATTGAGGCCGCTCTCATTCTGGCATCCGGCGATTTTGATCGCTTTGGGGAAAAAGAGTTCGCTGTCAGTCGCTATCAGGTCGACGAAGAACGCAACCGCAGCATGAAACTGACCACTGAACTCCACAACCGCATTTCCATGGCGTTTGGCTGTTTTTTCTTCGTGCTCGTGGGTGCACCATTTGCCGTCTATATGGCCAAGAACCAGTTTCTGACCAGTTTTCTCTTCTGTTTTGTTCCGATCCTGGTGGTCTATTACCCACTCTCCATGATGGCTCAAAATCTCAGCAAAGTCGGCAAGGTCGATCCCTCATGGGCGGTCTGGCTCCCTAATGGTGCTCTCACCTTGGGATTCCTCTACATCATTCGACAACTGGCCCGCAATTAA